In the Lepus europaeus isolate LE1 chromosome 10, mLepTim1.pri, whole genome shotgun sequence genome, GCACCTTACCGGTATGGCTATGACTAAGAAGCCACAGCCTAGAACAGCAGGTTGTGTGGTCACCGTGAAATCAGACCACGGGGGTGAAGAGCTTCCTCCTCATCCAGCGCAAAGCCAGCTGAGCCAAGGCGATTGGGGCAAGTCCTTTACCCTCTGCGCTTCGGTGTCCTCCTCTCGGCCGCTGCTGCCACCAGTGATTTGCCGTGAAGATGAAGTGGGATAATATAGACTGCCGGTACAACCTAAGTGTGTGGGACACAGAACATGCTAGACTAGAATAGTTGCCATCACATGCTTCATGCAGTGCATACTTCTGCCTCTCGACAGAGCCTGGCTTTCAGGTGCACAGGATATTGGAAGCTCTGTGAGGCCCCTCATCTAGATTGCCTACAGAACTTGTGATTACATTAAAAATTCTTCAGAAGTGGACGTGACATAGTTAGagtatggtgtttttttttataatgtttatttggttttttttttttttttttcatgtacttcaaaggcagaatgacagagaaagagatcttccatttgctgttacactctccaaatgcctgcaatagccagggctgggccaggccaaagccaggagcttagaactccatctgggtctcccatgtgggtggcaaaggcccaagcacctgagccatcatctttgcctcccaggatgctgaattggaagcagaataacCAGAGAGTGGCACTCTCATAATGTGGGCATCCTACGTGAAGCTTAACCTGTTGGGCCACGCTCCTGTCCCTATCCCATATCTTGACCATCTCAGTGGAGTTGTTCCCTAACCttccttagctttttttttttttttttaatttctgtatgtatgtatgtatttgaaatgcagaccgactggtggagagagagagatcatttatctgctggtttactctccaaatacctaaaacagccaggactgggccaggccaaagacaggagccaggaactttatctggatctcccacgtgggtgccaggaacctaaattcttgggccatgatccactgccttcccaggcacatttgcaggaaagtggatcagaattggagtagctgACCTGTAGTGCTAGTATCCTATATGTGCGCCAATTCAagctccagctactccacttttgattcagctccctgctaatgtgcctgggaaactagCAGGAATatagcccttgcacccacttgggagacccagatggagctctgagttcctggcttcggcctgacacagccccaacaagtgcagccatatggggagtgaatcctcagatagaagatctctctctgtctctccctctctctatataactctgcctttcaaatcagtctgttttgttttggttttgttttttgaaaggaaaGCAAGAGTTGCTCAAGTTGGAAACCTCCTGCCAAGCAGCCAGGAGGGTGGTTCAGAGGAAGACCGGAAGGGCTGGTGGTAGTAGAGTTTGTAAGCACAGTCTTGGGGAAGAAACTGTCCATCagtacaaggcagggacaaatcCAAATCGAAAGAGCTGATTTATATTATAATTCTTTACACTGCCTGGCCTGCCCATGATAAAACATTttgctctttctgtaactctgcctttcaaataattttaaaaaagaagaaatgtgcaCAAGGGAAAGGCAATGCCAAAATTAaagtgttaaattttttaaaaagtcttatccAATGAGGAGTCCCATCTATTAAagtggaagcaggagccagcgccgtggcacagtaggttaatcccccacctctggcaccggcatcacatatgggcgccagttctagtcccggctgctcctcttccaatccagctctctgctatggcctgggaaagcagtagaagatggcccaagtgcttgggcccctgcacccacatgggagacctggaggaagctcctggctcatggcttcagatgggctcagctctggccatttcggccatttggggagtgaaccagcagatggaagacctttctctctgtctctccctctctctctgtaactctacctcgcaaataaacaaataaaatctaaaaaaaataaaagtggaagcAGAGTATGCTTACCTCCCACAAGAGTGAGTGTCAccacttcctcttttcccttcaggCTAAACTGCTGTTTTCAGATGGAGAAAAAGTGGTACCCAGATTGACCCATGAGCTTCCAGGGATAAAGGTCAGTCACTGTGTCTTGGGGTCCCTGAACAGGAGGCAGGTGAAATGTGTGGGCCCAGGGAGGTTTCGCTCTCCTCCTCCACACCATTTGTAGGGCCAGGTCCAAGTAGCACGCTGCTGGATGGGCTTCCAGGGCCTGGGTCCGGGAGGTCTGGTGGCCCCCATCAGGGCTGCAGCCCGGTCCTGGCCTTCCACCGACGCCCTTCCCTTTTCCTCCAGCGTGGCCGGCAGGCAGAGGAGGAGTGTGCCCATCGAGGAAGCCCCATTCCCAAGAAGGTAAGCCACTTTTCATCTCATTTTTGGCCGGGAAAGGGGCCCTCGGCTCCAGGTGATGGTGCTGGGCTTCCTCGTGCACCTTTGGAACTTTCTAGGCACAAGAGGCAGTAGCCCAGAAACTGTCACTTTCCCATTCCCTTTCAAGCATCACTCGATCTCTTCGGAAAACCATCTCTACCAAGTGGTCCTTGACCTGCGGTAGGGGTGGGGCTTCCCACAGGATCAGGCCACTGACAAGTGTTCTTTGTGGCAGAGGAAAGGACGGCCTCCCGGACACATCCTGTCAAACGACCGGGCAGCTGGCGGCATGGTGTGAGTAGAGGCCAACAGCATGGTGCAAGCCATGGGAGCAGAGGGTGGGAGTGGCCCTGGAGGGAAGAGGCCAGAGCTCTTCCCTGGTGAAATGGGACCCATGTGTCTGAGTCACCGTGGGGGGTGGGGACACTGAGAAGGCAGGTGTTTGATCCTGTTTCTACCCCCGAACACTTTGGCCCAGCTTGATTAAACCCCAGAGTGGTTTCACTGTTAGTGTACATTGAATGCCTATAACTGGTCTAAGCGATCGAAATCCTGTATGTACTTGCCTTTTCATCCTTACAGCCGCCCACTAAAGGTGTCATTGTATAATTTTGCAGATAAGAAAACGGAGAATTAATCACTCACACCCATGCAGTTAATTGGAAGCAAAACCACTACATTGTCACAGGGtggttattttcaaagatttcttttaaagacttcACTCCTTAGAGCAGTtgtaggttcacagcaaaatggaGAGAAAGTTAGAGATGTCCCGTTTACCCCTTGCCTCTGCACATGCACAGCCTCCCCCTGTATCCATGTCCAGCACCAGAGTAGCACGTTTGTCACAAGTCAGGAGCCCGCTCTGACTCTCCCTGTGCCCCCGAGGCCACACTGACCTTGGGCTTCACTGTTGGTTGTGTGCATTCTATGAGTTTGGGTAAGTGCATAATGATACGTGTCCACCATTATAGGATCGTACAGCATATTTTGctgtcctccctccctttcccctatCCCTAACCATCATCAAAGATTTTGAAAGctgcagaatattttttttccaaacagaACTTCACATGGAAGTCTGTTATAtcaagcagataaagccacactGATCTAGTTAAAATGGAGCTACCAGCCTAGGAGATGGAATTGTATTACTCTCCTAACCTTAAATTTGTCTCCTACCTAAAGCAATTTTGAATCTTGTAAAAGCAAGAAAGGGAAAGAGTTACTGCTCTTACCTCCTTTTGACAGAGAAAGCTGTACCCTGGAAATTCAGGCCGTGCCCGCGGCACTGTGTGACAGCAGAGCTAGTACTGGAGTGGCTTCTGGTCCAGTGCTTTTTCTCCTTTGTACCTCCACTAACGGGTCACCAGGAAGAAGTGCACCCAGGGCTGTGTGACGGTGTGAGGAACCCTCACTGTCCAGTGAGCTTTCCTCCAGTTGTCGATTTCACCGTGGAGAATTcacctttccttcttccttccaagcagatggaagccaaAATCTTGTGAACCAATTCGCCGGGAAGGCCCCAAGGTATGATCATGTGAGCATGGCAGAGACCCCTGTCCCAACAGAGACCTAGCCACAGCTCTGGGCCCACCATGGGAGAAAGGAGCTAGGGCAGCGAGGGCTGCATGCTTGTTATTCCACAGCGATCTTGCCCTCTGGTCTCCAGAGAGGATCCCGCAAGGAACTGAGATTAGAGGGGAAGTAAAGAGGGCTCGAATCTTTGCTGCAGGCTTCCTTCCACCTGTAAAAGCTAGTTGCTCCCAATACGTACTCAGTATTTACTGCATGGCAGACACTGCCCTAAATATCTCATGTGGGTTCTCATTTAATGTTTGGAATAAACGCACAAGATAGATTCTGTTGCCATTCTGTAGTCGGGGAGCTTCCTTTCCTgtcatctcccatgtggctgagaTTATTTTGCCTGGTTACTTTAGATACTTGATGCACTTGAGACTTGCACAAAGTCACATAGCTCATGAATGGCAGAGCCAGGTCAGACCCGAGGTCCTTGGACAGCAGAGTCTGCGCTCTGGCCGTTAGCTTCTGTTGCCCAGGGAGGTTGATGGCAAGTTCTTTCAGCAGTCGGGTCCCTTCTGCCGTGGAAGCCCCATCCGTAGGTCCCAGCAGCCCATCCTCGTTCAGGCTAGATGTCCATGCcttgtctcctgcccctctgttTTCACACTGGTGAGGGTGCCTTCTAAGAgctggtcactctgccttttcctgAACCTCTGGTTCCTACCAAACGCCCCTGCTCTGTCTTGTATGAGTTCCTGTCCCTCAGCAGTGACCCATGTAGATGAACATTCCCCAGAACTCTCTCCCGACCAACCTCTCcccctccagtttcctgttaggTGATTAAACCAGCCATTCTTACAGGTCCAGAGACCACACGCTAAAACTCCCAAACCTCTTTGTTCATCCATGCCTCTCTCTGCTTGAAAACTTGTATATCCTACTGTCTGCAGCCCCTCTGCCTGGCAGTCCCGTAAGCATCTCAGATTCAGCATGTCCAAAGTTGAAATCAGAATCCTTCTCATAgatcttttcttttacttttttttaaaatatttatttatttatttgaaagtcagagttacacagagagaggaggacaggcagagagaaagagagagaggtcttccatccactggttcactccccaaatggccacaatggccggagctgagccgatccgaagccaggagccaggagtttcttccaggtctcccacatgagtgcaggggccaaggacttgggccatcttctgctttcccaggtcatagcagagagctggatcggaagaggagcagccaggactattgtgccacagcgccagactacccccccccccattttttttttaaagatttatttatttacttgaaaagcagagacagagtgagagaggtcttccatctactgatttcactccccaaatggctctaggaaccaggagcttcttgtaggtctcccatttgggtgcaggggcccaaggacttgagccatcttctgctttcccaggccatagcagagagctggatcagaagtggcccatatgggatgcaggcactgtaggtggccccctctctgcctttcatataaagtgaaaataattttttttggacaggcagagttagacagtgagagagagagacagagagaaaggtcttccttccattggttcaacccccaaatggctgctacagcccttgtgctgcatcgatccaaagccaggagccaggtgcttcctcctggtcttccatgtgggtacagggcccaaggacttgggccatcctccactgccttcctgggccacagcagagagctggaccggaagaggagcaaccgggacagaaccgtgGCACCctatccgggactagaactcggggtactggtgccgcaggtggaggattagccaaatgagccgcagtgccggcctaaaatgaaaataatttttaaacaagtctttttaagagttttattatttatttgagagagagagattaacagacagacggagagaaagagagaaaggtcttccatccgctggttcactccccaaatggccacaacagcctgagctgggcccatccaaagccaggagcctcttctgggtctctcacatgggtgcaggggaccaaggacttgggtcatcttctactgttttcccaggccatagcagagagctggattggaagaagaacagccgggactagaaccagcgcccatatgggatgctggcactgcaggcagtggctttgcctagtacgccacagtgctagcccctgaaaatagcttaaaaaaaaaaaaaaaaaaaaaaaaaaaactatagtaaaTCTAACTCTCCCTGTTGAGAGGACTTCAGTGACTCCCATTGCCTGTAGAATCTAGTGCAAGCCTCCCACTCGTGTTCTCTTCCCCGGTCCTGTCAGTTCCACTCCGTAACTGGCACCCTTTCTCCTTCGGCAGCACAGCATTGCCTGCTGTTTTCCTTGTGCTGAGCCAGCACCCGCCAGCCTGTGTTGGTGCTGCCCTCTATCTGGAgtgcccttcttcctcccctctaCCCCGTCTAAGTTGGGCTCACCCTCTCAGGATTAACTTGGGAATTATCTCTTCAAGGGAGCCTTCCTGGCTACACCCTCCTCATGGCATCCTCAGCCTGCACTTCTCTGTGTCATTGCCACACCTGATGTGATTATCTGTTGAGACTTCTGGGGCCTCCTGGAGGGcagactgtttttgtttttgtttttgttttttaagatttatttaaaggcagagtgatagagggagggagagacccagagaaagatcttcatctgctggctcactccccaaatggccacgatggtcagagctggccaggccaaaaaccaggagctccatctgggtctcccacatggatgcaaaggcccaagtgcttgagccgtcctccactgccttcccaggcacattagcagggaagtagatctgaagcagagccgctgagacttgaacctgtgctccgaTACTCAGTTTAACCCCCTGCGCCGCAGCACTAGCCCTAGGCTGTCTTATTCTTTTCCCCAGCGTCTAGCATGAGGCCTAGGATATTGTAAGTACTCTTTTTCTTGAGTAAGCTGCTTGTTGGGAATTGTGTATCCAGGAGAAAAGACAGGAGGCAGTGCTTTGTCCCATCACCAGATGAAACCCACCCCTCACCGGCCTCTGTTTTTTGCAGTGGGACCCAGCTCGGCTGAATGAATCTACCACTTTTGTGTTGGGGTCTCGAGCCAACAAGTAAGTCTAAGAGCTTTGGCACTGATGGAGTGGCAGCTCGGGGGTCTACTACTAGAGTTGCACCTGCTGGAATCTTTACCActtgtcttttccttttcagGGCTCTGGGGATGGGGGGCACCAGAGGGAGAATCTACATCAAGCACCCACATCTCTTTAAGGTGAGTGAGTGCTGGGAGGCAGGTGGGCCGCTGCCCTGGCAGTAGGTGGCAGTGGGAATTCTGCGTGCCATGGAGAAGCTTGGGACACACGCTGGTCTGGGAGTCGGGACTCCCTTCTGCCATCCACCTGTACCTTTTGTAATATACTCAACAGCTCTGTGCCCTGGTAGCAATGGCTACTTTGCCTACATGTTTATTGTGTGGCAAACATGGTTTTAAGTATAACACATTATCTCCTGGAACTATCCCTTATCTTTATTTTGCAaatttgagaaaagcagaggtcAAGAAAGGCTAAGCGATTTGCCCAGAGTTACTCAGCaagtcaggattcaaatccaggtctgTCTACACCGAAGCCTGAGCTCTTAACCCCTACCTTCTTCAGTTGTCTGTGGAGCAAGGCAGAGCTCTACCCTTTTTCCAAGAAGGGACTCCTCTCTGGAGCAGCTGTTTGAGGAAATAATATAAGAAATCACAAATTCACTCATTGTCTTAAATGAATGTGTATTTTATCAGCCacaaaagtatttaaaagaacagaaaaatagaaacGCATGTGTGTTCCAGACATTTTTTGTGCCTGTCCCTAAAGTTTGGTACCCCTTGCCAGAAGCTCCCAGCCCCGTTAGGGTCCCAGAATTGCTGTACCTGCCACACTCTGTGCAAATTGGCAGACTTGCTTGCTCTTCTCCGATCTTGGATCCTAGGAGTCCCAGCATCTAGAGAGGCTGGCCAACTTGCTGCCGCTCTCTCCTCTCAGTGCCTTCACTCCTGCTGTTCTGTTTTCCTCCCCAACCCCTGTCTGCCCAAGTACTCTTGAAGACCCGCCtactcaggggcaggcattgtggcgcaggggttaagctgctgcttagctCGCCAGCACACCATAGCGGAGTGTCTGGTTTGACTCCCAGGTACTCCATGCTTCCAGCtgaccttcctgctaatgtgcctggaagcagCGACTgatggccagagtacttgggttcctgccacccacacgggagacctggatggagttcctggctcctggctttggcccagcctcacATTtgctattgcagccttttggggattaaaccaacagatggatgatctgtgtcttcctcctctctttgttactccacctttcaaataaataaaaatctttaggaGCCAGCATTGGTAAAAGCTACCACCTGAATCGCCAGTGTCCCATACAGGTACCATacaggtaccagtttgagtcctgactgctccacttctgatccaactccctgctaatgtgccagggaaagcagtggaagatggcccaagtgcttgggtccctgcacccatgtgggagacccagaaagaagctcctggctcctggcttcagaccagcccagctctggtcattgtagccttttggggggtgaaccggaggatggaaggttctctctctctctctctgtctctctctctctgcctttcaaatacataaatcaatctttttaagctaaataaataaaaatagtttaaaaaaaaccacataccCCAAGAGATTTTTTTGTTATCATCCCCCATATAGATAGGATCTTGGATGGTCTTTGAATTCATGTTCAGTTCTGAATTGTTCTGTAGTGTGTAAACCGGGAGTGCCAGACCAACCTTTTAGTGTCAATTAAGAGAGAATGCAGCAAAGCATAAGGCCTGCCTTAGAGGTTGGTTGTTGTTAGCATAGTTTTGCAGTTCTAAGGCCCACCATTCATAATAAACTCCCAACCCACACTCTCACTCCTGATGGATAATATTTCTGACCTTGCCCTTGCTTGTCAGGCACACAccctccccacgcccaccccaaTCACCACTCCCTTTCTCTTTACAGTTCTCTATTACAAGCATTTTAACCATTTAGaatctatttgtatttcttctggaAACTGCCAATTACATCTTGTGCCCAGTTTTTCTGTCCTTCAGAAGACATTATTTGAATTTGTCCTTTCCTGTTTTAGACTTTTTAAACTATAGAAATATACCCGCATTCGTAGTGTAGAAACCCTCAGCGAGTACACTGGAGGTACTGAGGTGAGACACACCGTGCTCCTTCACCCTTGACCCTGACTGCCCTCCGCTGCCGACCACCGGCGGCCACAGCAGAGCGCAAGCACGGATATGGGCGTGTGTGTGTCCTCATCCTGTGGgatgttttgcttgtttttttagcTCATACACGTTGTGGTCTGGCTTCTGTGTGGGAAGCAGTGATAATCGTAATCATAGGTGTTGCAAGCCGCCTCAGATGATTTATGTGAAGGGGAGGCCGGCGTTGCAGTGGAGTAGGttgcccccacctgcagtgccagcatcttgtgGGTGCCAgtatgggtcctggctgctccacgtccagtccggctctctgctggtGCGCCTGTGAGGGTGGCAGAggacacgtgggagacctagaagaagctcccagctcctggcttctgcctggccattgcagccattcagggagtgaaccaacagatggaagatctttctctctgtctgtccccctctctctctgtaaatctgactttgaagtaaataaataaatcttaaaaagaaaaaagaggaggcTCTAAAGTAATGGTCACCTGTCCCACTGGTTGCCAGGGAGATTGTTTAGAGAAAAGAAGCAGGTGGGGGGATTAAAAGTGTACTAAGTCTCAGGGAATTGGATCCCATGCCTTGGCCTCCTGGGCTTGGCTCGGCTTGCTCTGAAGGGATTACTGGGCCTTCTGCGTCCACCAGGCTGGGTCTTACTGATCAGAACTGCAAGGTTAATGGCTCCCCTTTCATGCTGTCCTCCACAGTATGCAGCTGACCCCCAGGACAAGCACTGGCTGGCAGAGCAGCACCACATGCGGGCAACAGGAGGGAAGATGGTAAGCATTGTTCCCACGCGCCACTGCCAGAGCCCACCTTCAGGGACCAAGATTCCCCCTGTCAGTGACAGCTCCTCTCCGAATCTGGAGACCCCCAAAGCCTGATACGTGTGGGAAGGAAGACTTTAAGGCCTGTTTCTCCATGATCCCCAGGTTCCTTTCCCTGCCACTAGggctccctttttctccctccacGCTCCCACCCCAGCCTTTGTATTTGGACGACACACTGGATCATATTAGCTTGCATGGGAATGACGGGTGAAAGACTCCACACCACTGCTCCCTCGTGTGCCACTGAGTGATCTTACTCACCAGTCACAACACCCTTCCCCCAAACACAGCTACAGGATCTtctcagcgcagcgcaccagccagcACCGTCGGTAGCTGTGTTCGCCACCCCTGGCAGCTGCTTCCAAACTCACCTCTGATGAGAGTTCTCAGGTCACAGCAAGCGACAGCCTCAGGAACATCATTGTTGTGGGGCGCCTTGTCCCTCATATGCAGTGTTCTCCACCTGAGGACTCAGACCCCCTGCTGCAACTGCTCAGTGCCCTTGCAAACTGAATTGCCACCTGGCCGTGAAAGCTACCTTTTATTGtattttgcaacttttttttataattatgcCCACACTTTATTTCACAAAACATTTCAAGGTGCTTATCATTGATAACATAAAATGCAACCTAACCTAATAGGCCAGCGtcttggcgcagtgggttaatcccaaCATGCGGTGCTGGCGTCCTAgatcagagcgccagttccagtcccagctgctcagcttctaatccagcttcctgataatgcacctgggaaggcagcagaagatggcccatgtgtttgggcctctgtcatccacgtgagagatctggatggagttctgggctcttagcttcagcctggcccagacctggcccagacctggctgttgaagccatttggggagtaaaccaaatgaAAGATGGAATATctatatgtctctctttctctctctctctctcgtgtctgactttcaaatcaataagtaaattttttaaaaaaatgtgacacagagggccggcgccaaggctcactaggctaatcctccacctgcaatgccagcatcccatatgggcgccggattctagtcccggttggggcactggattctgtcctggttgctcctcttccagtccagctctctgctgtggcccgggaaggcagtggaggatggcccaagtccttgggccctgcacccgcatgggagaccaggagaagcacctggctcctggctccaggtgggcgcagcgccagctgtagtgaccatttaggggggtgaaccaacagaaggaagacctttatctctcactgtctaactatctatcaaataaaaaaaaatgcaccacggccctggcactgtggcacagtgagcgaGGCTGCCCCCTGCAACGCCAGCGTCCTGTAgcagagcactgaccagagctcggCTGCTCAGCTGCCAACCCAGCCTCTGCTGATGTccctggagggaaggagagggtagcccaagtgctcaggcctctgccacccgtggGCGGGACCCAAATGCagcttcaagctcctggcttccgcctggaccggctctggctgttgcaaccatttggggaatgaaccagtagattgaagctcactcgctctctctctctctctctctctctcccccctccttgctctcactctcacgctctctctgactttcaaataaaaatcatctttaaaaaatgcaacacaatataaataagaaatagatgagaagaaaagagaaagcagctAAAATTAAACCCGCAGCAATAGTAGCTTCAGACAACGAGGTTGGTTGTGTGTACACATATGAAAGAACGTGTGATCATTCCTCAGACTTGAGGGTCTCCCACAGAAGACTTTTCTATGTCATGAACAGTATCCCCGGGGGAAGCTCCCACTTCAGACCACGGCTCTGCACCCGTGCAGCTCTGCAGGCCCAGGACAGTACAGTTTATCACGTTTTCCCTTGCTACAAAGCTCAGAATAAAGTCACCTTAGTCCCCAGAGTTAGCGTATGGCTTCCTCCTTTCGGTTTCCGATTTTCATGTGTATTTTGCTAGCTCTTGCCATTTTCCTATAAATCACCTTAGTCCCCAGAGTTAGCGTATGGCTTCCTCCTTTCGGTTTCCGATTTTCATGTGTATTTTGCTAGCTCTTGCCATTTTCCTATAAGTCACCTTGggtcctttcttttaaaaaaaagccataaatCAGTTCATTACCAGCCCCTACTCTCCCACCTGTAAGGTTTCTATTTCATTGAATGATTGTCCTGGGGAACCAGTACCAGACAGTCTCTCCCAACTCACCGTCCCCCACTAAATGGTCAGCTGTCCCCCCTCTCCCTGCTTAGGAGCAGCCCCTACATTAGGCAGATGTTTCATGCAGTATTGTTGAGCTGCAGTGAATGAATGGGAGGCAGTGACCActctcccttcctgccccaggcctACCTCCTCATTGAAGAAGACATCCGAGACTTAGCTGCCAGTGACGACTACAGGTAACACCAGCGGGTCTCCTGCCCCgttccctcccctctgcctccggGCAGCCCCTGATTGGAGACTgggcctgcctgcttcaacttgCCTCCCAACATGTTCTAGAGGATGCCTGGACCTGAAGCTGGAGGAGCTAAAATCCTTTGTCCTACCCTCCTGGATGGTCGAGAAGATGCGAAAGTACATGGAGACACTACGGACAGAGAATGAGCACCGCACCGCCGAAGCCCCCCCGCAGACCTGAGGccagggcccctggctggctcGCAGCCCACCTCCAAGGCCCTCTCTCCCTGTGGCTGAGGCCGTCGCTGGGACTGCTCCTGGTTGGACCTCAGCAGCATTAAGCTGTGCCTGGGCTCGTTTGTAGTGACTCACTGCAGAGCACCCCAGCCTGGCATGTGGTTCTGTATTTGTAAAGTTATTAGGATAAGAAGCAATTAAAGTTTTTAATCAACACTGATGGTGAGCCTGCTGTGCAGTCTGCCGTGTGGGGGCCGACAGAACACCAAGTGGGAAAGAGGACAGGGGCTCCTCGCCGTCCCGGGACAGACCGGGCTTCACAGGCCGAGCTGGGAACAGCACGTGTCTTGCCATCCTTCCCTGCCCCTTTACCAGCTAAGGTAAAGACAGGGCAGGGTGTGAGTGCTAGTCCCGTGGGGGTTTCCTGACGCGCCGACACACTGTATGAAAAGGTGTTGGCTCTTAGTACCCCGTACTCAGTGGAGAAGCGTGGTGAACCAAGGTGTAGCAGCGCTGCAAGTCAGTCGCCTCCTGGGACGCCC is a window encoding:
- the DNTTIP1 gene encoding deoxynucleotidyltransferase terminal-interacting protein 1 isoform X1 — its product is MGATGDAEQPRGPSGAERGGPEPGDASAAGQLVLTNPWNIMIKHRQVQRRGRRSQMTTSFTDPAISMDLLRAVLQPSINEEIQTVFNKYMKFFQKAALNVRDNVGEEVDAEQLIQEACRSCLEQAKLLFSDGEKVVPRLTHELPGIKRGRQAEEECAHRGSPIPKKRKGRPPGHILSNDRAAGGMVRWKPKSCEPIRREGPKWDPARLNESTTFVLGSRANKALGMGGTRGRIYIKHPHLFKYAADPQDKHWLAEQHHMRATGGKMAYLLIEEDIRDLAASDDYRGCLDLKLEELKSFVLPSWMVEKMRKYMETLRTENEHRTAEAPPQT
- the DNTTIP1 gene encoding deoxynucleotidyltransferase terminal-interacting protein 1 isoform X2, which translates into the protein MGATGDAEQPRGPSGAERGGPEPGDASAAGQLVLTNPWNIMIKHRQVQRRGRRSQMTTSFTDPAISMDLLRAVLQPSINEEIQTVFNKYMKFFQKAALNVRDNVGEEVDAEQLIQEACRSCLEQAKLLFSDGEKVVPRLTHELPGIKRGRQAEEECAHRGSPIPKKRKGRPPGHILSNDRAAGGMVWKPKSCEPIRREGPKWDPARLNESTTFVLGSRANKALGMGGTRGRIYIKHPHLFKYAADPQDKHWLAEQHHMRATGGKMAYLLIEEDIRDLAASDDYRGCLDLKLEELKSFVLPSWMVEKMRKYMETLRTENEHRTAEAPPQT